The following is a genomic window from Candidatus Omnitrophota bacterium.
ATTTCAAAGATTTCATTGGTTTATAGATGTTCAGCAATTCTTAATTTGGCACTCCGCGAGCGGGGATTTTTAACTACTTCTGCCCTGGACGGAGTAAGCGGTTTCTTGTTGATGAGCCGAATAACATCCTGATCGGAATATTGCCTGAATTGATTTTTAACTATCCTATCTTCCAGAGAATGGAATGAAATAACGCAGATCCTGGCTCCGGACTTAAGATATGATATGGCATTACTAAGGGATTTTTCCAGAATCTCTAACTCTTTATTGACAACTATTCTCAGCGCCTGAAATGTCCTGGTTGCCGGGTTGATTTTATAATACCTTTGTTTAAACGGAACCGCCCTGATAATAATATCTGCCAATTGAGCGGTGGTGCCGATAAAGGACGTTTTACGAACGCGGACAATATTCCTGGCTATTCTATTTGCCCAGCGCTCCTGGCCATAGGTGC
Proteins encoded in this region:
- the rsmH gene encoding 16S rRNA (cytosine(1402)-N(4))-methyltransferase RsmH; the encoded protein is MLDEVIEYLRPKPGGVIIDCTIGGGGHSKAICSRIRPGGRLVGIDQDGQAIEKAGDNLKEFKGLHTLINDNFQNLDSILAGLKISRVDGILFDLGLSLFQIETPERGFSFRYNGPLDMRMNTKSSLKAEQLVNELSLDELSYILSTYGQERWANRIARNIVRVRKTSFIGTTAQLADIIIRAVPFKQRYYKINPATRTFQALRIVVNKELEILEKSLSNAISYLKSGARICVISFHSLEDRIVKNQFRQYSDQDVIRLINKKPLTPSRAEVVKNPRSRSAKLRIAEHL